The genomic interval TTTCAAAGATAACTGAATCAATAAATTCTGTAACAAGATTACTGTATGATTAAGCTATAATAAGAAATGGTAACAGTTGAATAGTGTGAAATGCAAGGATCAATGATTTATACAAGTAAACGTGGTTTGAAACTGAACAAAGCAGTTTAGGCATAGatacatatacaattgaaagcTTTTATCTTTTAGATAAGTTTAACAGACCCATTTAGCTAAAAAGGAATAAATAGTGGTGAAGCTAAGCCCCTATGCTTGTATGAATGTTCTTGAAGCCAGAGCAGTGTGAttcagaaaaaggaaaaaactcCCTCAAACATAGTCACGATGCCAAGCAAGCTTCCCAGAACCTCCTGTTCCTTTCCATCTCATCCACCAATTCATGGCCCAACTCATCAGACACACAGGACTTCTGGTGTTCTTGCATCTCATCATCACCATCATCACAATATGATGTTCCATGAACCTCAAATTTCTTCTCATCTCCAACATCATCTACATGATCATTATTCCAAAACTCGTTTCCATTGATCTCAGCAGCATTACACGTCTCAGAACTATCGTAGATGCAGGATAGAGCATCATCCTCTTCTCTGTCAATTTCACAACCATGTTCTTCCATAGTGGGGCTACAATCAGTTTCAGAGTCACCACTGGCCTCAAGAAGCATGTAATTAGAAGGGACATCAAAAGGGTTGTTCATGTCCATGGACCTTGTATGAACAAGAAGCAACGATTTGGTTTTAATGCGTTGAAACTCTGCAAGTGTTGCACCCAACACAGTACAAGGGCATCTCCAAGCCACTCAAATAATAGTGAGATTGAAAGAAGTTGTGGTGTCTTGTTGGATACTTTTTTGTGACACTGACGGGGCAATCTTTCTAAGACTTGGCCTCTAACATATGGAACCGGTCAATTCTCATTACTCCAAAGGAGAAGGATTTGCCTCAGATTTGTCATGGTCTTCTAGAGTGATACCATTGCAATAAGGACATGTTTCAACACTCTTCTAGA from Phaseolus vulgaris cultivar G19833 chromosome 1, P. vulgaris v2.0, whole genome shotgun sequence carries:
- the LOC137816224 gene encoding uncharacterized protein, translating into MDMNNPFDVPSNYMLLEASGDSETDCSPTMEEHGCEIDREEDDALSCIYDSSETCNAAEINGNEFWNNDHVDDVGDEKKFEVHGTSYCDDGDDEMQEHQKSCVSDELGHELVDEMERNRRFWEACLAS